Below is a genomic region from Miscanthus floridulus cultivar M001 chromosome 1, ASM1932011v1, whole genome shotgun sequence.
TTCCGGGAGATGTTTCGGCTGCATTGAGCATTCCTGTGTCTCCCTCGTTCGTTAGTCGCGGATTTCTTTGCTGCGCCATGGAGGGGAGGATCGACGTGGTCTTCCGTTGCTGCTTGATGCTTGTTGAGTTCGAATAGGTTCGTAGCCTTATTCTTCGGAATTCAGTAAGTTCAGTTCCACGCTGCGTGGGACTTGGGATCCGAGGTGGGGGTGTAGTTTGATTTCTGAGATATGGTCGGGAGTCGTCCCCTTGCGTTTTTTTTGGGAAACAGAGGTGCTGCATTTTCTCGAGAGATGGTACGGGGGCGGGGCGCCAGAATTCTGCTCTGCCGTTTCCTGAGGTGCAAATAGTGGATGTCTTGTTGCCATGCGATTACTCATGGGCATATCGAGTTCTCCTTTTGTCCCTAATGATTAATCCAATTTTTCATTGTTTGTTTTCGGGGGTTTGGTTGGATGAGATATATCGAGGATGGAATTGATCTCTCTACTACTGTCTGCTGCGTGGTGGGCCATTGCTGCTGTTGACACTTGACGCTAGCATTGGGCGTTGCTGTTCTTGGCGTCCTGTGAGATTGGTGGGTGTTAGGTCTGTAGGAGGAGATGATGTCTGTAATCTTACTTGGAGTTAGTAGGAGCGCTGATTGCAAATGGTTGTTAGCCTAGTCACATCCAGTTCTGCTCTACTGTTGTGTGCCAGAAACTCTGAACCTCCCTTGCGGTTGCTATTCCTATTCATGGTGCTGTAGCTAAAAAAAATCCGAGACGTCACTCTAACTTGAGAAATTAGGAATAGAGAACTGCTAAATCTGCCATAGCTCATAGGTCTTCTGTTTTTTGTTCTCTCTTTATATGGAGCTTTATGTGTTTGCTCATGACTTTATTGCTTAGTATCTAATTACTGATATATGCACTGAGACTCCTTATTTGTCCTTCCTATAGGTCCTGCAGTCTTGAATCGTGGCACGACAGAAGATCCTGAGAGCTAGAGCTGTTCTCTTCTACATTAAGTTAAATTATCTGCACAGCCAAAGATGTCCGCGATcatgttatgtacctgcagagggGGCCAGTCCAAGTTTGAAGATCTTCCTCGGTCACCAGAATCTCTTGCAACACGTGACTTTTCAGCGAATTGCTCATCTTCCAAGATTGCAAGTCGAGAAACAACTCCTGATGATAGCCAAGTAAATGAAGTAGAATCAGACCTAAAAGAAACCCTTTCCCTAAATTATGAGGTTTGGCTGAACACCTCCGCTCTTCAAAAAAGATAGGCTGCCTTGAAAAGATTTGCTCACTGTCTGATTTATTTGCTAATGTAATAGGAGGCCCGAGCATTGTTAGGTAGGCTGGAACATCAGAGAGGGAACTTTGATGCAGCATTGCAAGTTCTTCAGGGGATTGATATAAGAAGCCTGAGACCGCGAATGACCAGTGCTATTGCTGAAAGTATCAAGCCTAGAACGCCCCCACGCTCTTCAAGAAGGAAATCTTCACAAGTGAATGGAATGCTCGTGCATATGTCAATGCATTCTGTAAGCTTGCTTCTAGAGGCCATACTGCTTAAAGCAAAATCTCTGGACACCCTTGGTAGAGTAGCAGGTATTCTGGCTGTTTGTTCAATGTGCTTTCTTGTCTTGTACTTAAGCATTTTAATCTGAAATCTGTACAGTACCTCCAGAACCATTTTAATCTGCTATGTATGTGGACCTAGttattttgttttataaaattgatatAAACTGAACCATATGTATTTCACAAACTGAAGTCTGTTATGATAGTATTAATAACTTCTGCAACTCAAAGAGCTTTGTTGTATCCATCTGAATTTCTCACCTCATGCTAATATGCTATCTTGCCATCGCAGATGCTGCAGAAGAATGCAGAACCATCATAGACATTATAGAGTCTGCATGGCCATATGATGTTCCGGATGGTACTGCTGAAGACTGTAAGCTAATAGACATATTCCATTCGGCTCTAGAATATCTTCCTaaactgtggatgaggagtggtTGTTTTGACGAAGCCATCATCGCATATCGCAGAGCTCTTGCAAAGCCATGGAATCTAGATTCTCAAAGGTCCGCCAAATTGCAAAAAGATTTGGCAGTGACTCTGCTGTATTGTGGTGTTGAAGTGACGTTCCCTCAAGAATTTGCTCAGGAAAGGAATCTGGTAACCCCTGGGAACAACTTAGAAGAAGCAATTTTGTTGTTACTCATGCTAACAAGGAAGCTATCTCTCCGAGAAATACAATGGGATCCTGACCTTGTGAATCATTTGATGTATGCACTCTCATTATCTGGGCACTACGAAGTTTTGGCCAGCCATCTTGAAATGCTGTTGCCTGGAACCTATACCAGATCAGAGAGATGGTATATCCTTGCACTTTGCTACAGTGCAGCTGGCATGGATGATAGTGCGTTAAACATCATAAGGAATGGTTTTTCTGTGCTGGAGAGAAAGGGAAAGCCTCATGTTCCATCTCTTCTTTTAGGAGCAAAACTATGTTGTAAGAACCCAAAGCATGCTTCTGAAGGGATAAAGTTTGCAAATAAAGCCATGACGTCTTTCAGAAGTCGTGATCTGCATTTCATCAGCACTGCAAAACACTTTCTTGGTGTTTGTTATGGACCTTTTTCTAGGTCCTCCACCTCACACTTGGAGAAATCGAGATTGGAAGATAATGCACTGAGGCTGCTGCAGGATGCTGCCACAACAGCGAAGTATAATCCTGAAATAATGTATAGCCTAGCTTGGGAAAATGCGATGCAGCGCAAACTCAATGCAGCTGTTGAAAGTGCAACAGAATGTCTTGAGATGGTGATGGGAGGTTCTGTTAGTGGCTGGAAGTTACTAATTCTTGTATTGTCTGCACAGCAGAATTTGCAAGAAGCTGAAGCAGTAGCGGATTTTGCAATGGATGAAGCTGAGAAAAATGATCAGTTGGATATTTTGAGACTGAAAGCACAAATTCAGGCTTCCCGTGGACAGTTCAAGTCTGCAGTGGAATCTTTTCGAGTTTTGCTTGCCACTATCCAAGTAAAGAAGGAAGTCTGGAAATCGACCACTTGTAATGAGGTACAGTCCTCTCTTCTttattttgaactccaacagcaATACCATGTTTCTTCTTTGCTCATTatccacataatcttggcaggttAAATGCCTACAGAAGTTGGAGATGGACTCATGGTTAGATTTGGCATCAATCTACTCAAAGCTTGAGGCATGGCATGACTCAAACATCTG
It encodes:
- the LOC136505075 gene encoding protein NPGR1-like, which produces MSAIMLCTCRGGQSKFEDLPRSPESLATRDFSANCSSSKIASRETTPDDSQVNEVESDLKETLSLNYEEARALLGRLEHQRGNFDAALQVLQGIDIRSLRPRMTSAIAESIKPRTPPRSSRRKSSQVNGMLVHMSMHSVSLLLEAILLKAKSLDTLGRVADAAEECRTIIDIIESAWPYDVPDGTAEDCKLIDIFHSALEYLPKLWMRSGCFDEAIIAYRRALAKPWNLDSQRSAKLQKDLAVTLLYCGVEVTFPQEFAQERNLVTPGNNLEEAILLLLMLTRKLSLREIQWDPDLVNHLMYALSLSGHYEVLASHLEMLLPGTYTRSERWYILALCYSAAGMDDSALNIIRNGFSVLERKGKPHVPSLLLGAKLCCKNPKHASEGIKFANKAMTSFRSRDLHFISTAKHFLGVCYGPFSRSSTSHLEKSRLEDNALRLLQDAATTAKYNPEIMYSLAWENAMQRKLNAAVESATECLEMVMGGSVSGWKLLILVLSAQQNLQEAEAVADFAMDEAEKNDQLDILRLKAQIQASRGQFKSAVESFRVLLATIQVKKEVWKSTTCNEVKCLQKLEMDSWLDLASIYSKLEAWHDSNICLDKAISIDFFHPKCWHVRGLLLEAQFLHKEALMAFSFALSIDPDYVPAMVCMAGILRNIGGNSLSIARTYLRNALRLEPTHHRAWLSLGLVLKAEGSLQEAADCFQAAYELRELSPIQDFSEQLPIMLH